The Vibrio navarrensis genome has a segment encoding these proteins:
- the purT gene encoding formate-dependent phosphoribosylglycinamide formyltransferase — protein sequence MFGTATREGATRVLLLGSGELGKEVAIECQRLGLEVIACDRYADAPAMQVAHRSYVLNMLDGDELEKIIKAEKPAFVVPEIEAIATDKLVELEEQGLNVVPSAKAAKLTMNREGIRRLAAEELGLVTSPYRFADNYEEFVAAVEAVNIPCVVKPVMSSSGKGQSVITSAQDIEKAWQYAQEGGRTGAGRVIVEGFIDFDYEITLLTVRAADGVHFCAPIGHRQEDGDYRESWQPQAMSENALKAAEYTAEEVVNALGGYGIFGVELFVKGDKVIFNEVSPRPHDTGMVTMISQEMSEFALHVRAFTGMPIGKIVQYGPSASAVVLGNGKSANIRFDGIADALEAPQTQLRLFAKPDIDGRRRLGVVLTRRQGLEKAIQGAIDSAKKVKVIY from the coding sequence ATGTTCGGTACAGCTACCCGCGAAGGAGCAACTCGTGTACTACTGCTGGGTTCAGGCGAGCTCGGTAAAGAAGTGGCGATTGAGTGTCAACGCTTGGGTCTGGAAGTGATCGCCTGCGACCGCTATGCAGACGCTCCCGCCATGCAAGTGGCCCATCGCAGCTATGTGCTTAATATGCTCGATGGCGACGAACTGGAAAAAATCATTAAAGCGGAAAAGCCCGCCTTCGTCGTACCAGAAATTGAAGCTATTGCCACCGATAAACTGGTAGAGCTAGAAGAACAAGGCTTAAACGTGGTTCCTTCTGCCAAAGCCGCCAAACTCACCATGAACCGCGAAGGCATTCGCCGTTTAGCGGCTGAAGAATTAGGGCTAGTCACCTCGCCTTATCGTTTTGCTGATAACTACGAAGAGTTTGTCGCTGCGGTTGAAGCGGTCAATATCCCGTGCGTGGTTAAGCCCGTGATGAGCTCTTCTGGCAAAGGACAGAGCGTGATCACATCTGCCCAAGATATCGAGAAAGCTTGGCAATACGCACAAGAGGGCGGCCGCACTGGCGCAGGTCGTGTGATTGTCGAAGGGTTTATCGATTTTGATTATGAAATCACTTTATTGACCGTAAGAGCGGCTGATGGCGTGCACTTCTGCGCGCCAATTGGGCATCGCCAAGAAGATGGCGACTACCGCGAATCTTGGCAGCCACAAGCCATGTCAGAAAACGCGCTTAAAGCCGCAGAGTACACTGCTGAAGAAGTCGTCAACGCCTTGGGTGGCTACGGCATTTTTGGCGTTGAGCTGTTTGTTAAAGGCGATAAAGTGATCTTCAACGAAGTGTCACCTCGCCCTCACGATACTGGCATGGTAACTATGATTTCTCAGGAAATGTCGGAATTTGCATTGCACGTACGCGCCTTTACTGGAATGCCGATTGGCAAAATCGTCCAGTACGGTCCTTCCGCTTCAGCGGTGGTACTTGGCAACGGCAAATCAGCCAACATCCGTTTCGATGGGATTGCCGATGCACTCGAAGCGCCGCAAACACAACTGCGTTTGTTTGCCAAGCCGGATATCGACGGGCGTCGTCGCCTTGGGGTTGTCCTCACTCGTCGCCAAGGTTTAGAAAAAGCGATTCAAGGCGCGATAGACAGCGCGAAAAAAGTAAAAGTGATTTACTAA
- the cdd gene encoding cytidine deaminase, protein MKSRIEQALASAPASISQYLAPIVSDDHFDATLSKQQFDELLEKTGLADNELRVALLPFAAAYSYAPISEFYVGAIVRGLSGKLYFGANMEFNGVQLGQTVHAEQAAISHAWMKGEEGIADITINFSPCGHCRQFMNELSTAKVLKIQLPQRDEKVLHDYLPDSFGPADLGIESGLMTKVDHGFSTDESDELLKAAISAMNRSHAPYTHNLSGVALQVRSGKTYLGAYAENAAFNPSLPPLQVALMQLLLDGERFENIQSAALVESHKGKISHLACTQSTLEVINPDIPVTYLNI, encoded by the coding sequence ATGAAGAGTCGTATTGAACAAGCGCTAGCAAGCGCACCGGCATCAATTTCTCAATACCTTGCACCTATCGTTTCAGACGACCATTTTGACGCGACCCTTTCCAAACAGCAGTTCGATGAACTATTGGAAAAAACAGGACTGGCAGACAACGAACTGCGTGTCGCGCTGTTGCCTTTCGCGGCGGCTTATTCTTACGCCCCCATCTCAGAGTTCTATGTTGGCGCGATTGTTCGCGGTCTATCCGGAAAGCTCTATTTTGGCGCGAACATGGAATTTAATGGCGTACAACTGGGCCAAACCGTCCACGCCGAACAAGCGGCGATCAGCCATGCGTGGATGAAAGGCGAAGAAGGCATTGCTGACATCACCATTAACTTCAGCCCTTGCGGACACTGCCGCCAGTTTATGAATGAGCTCTCTACAGCGAAAGTGCTGAAAATTCAGCTACCTCAGCGCGACGAGAAAGTACTGCACGATTATCTGCCCGATTCTTTTGGCCCAGCTGACCTTGGCATTGAGTCCGGCCTGATGACGAAAGTCGATCACGGTTTTTCCACTGACGAGAGTGACGAGCTGCTCAAAGCTGCCATCTCGGCGATGAATCGAAGCCACGCGCCCTACACACACAACTTGAGCGGTGTCGCTCTGCAAGTGCGTAGCGGCAAAACCTATCTGGGTGCTTATGCGGAAAACGCCGCTTTCAATCCTAGCCTCCCACCGCTGCAAGTGGCCTTGATGCAACTGCTGCTCGACGGTGAACGCTTTGAAAACATCCAATCTGCTGCTTTGGTCGAGAGCCATAAAGGCAAAATCAGCCACCTTGCGTGCACCCAATCTACCCTTGAAGTGATCAACCCTGATATTCCGGTCACTTACCTCAATATCTAA
- a CDS encoding LrgB family protein encodes MWLLVTLLVFFFARWLAIKINKPLANPLLISIGILIPLLTYLKIPFERYYADNQWISDMLQPAVVALAYPLYEQLPQIKANWRIITFACLIGSVMSMMTATAIAVLFHADITLIASLLGKSVTTPIAMEISSQLGGEAAVAAILVLLVGLFGAILAYPIYNFIGIKHPIARGLTMGTVSHALGTATCAEKQPGDAAFSSLALVLCGVITSILAPSFFAFALWAYH; translated from the coding sequence ATGTGGTTACTGGTTACTCTCCTGGTGTTTTTCTTTGCCCGCTGGCTGGCGATAAAAATCAACAAGCCGTTGGCGAACCCTTTGCTGATCAGCATCGGCATTTTGATCCCGCTGCTCACTTATCTGAAAATCCCGTTTGAACGCTATTACGCCGACAACCAGTGGATCAGTGACATGCTGCAACCCGCTGTGGTGGCGCTGGCTTATCCGCTTTACGAGCAGTTGCCGCAAATCAAAGCCAATTGGCGCATCATCACTTTCGCTTGCCTGATCGGCAGTGTGATGTCGATGATGACCGCGACCGCTATTGCTGTGCTGTTTCACGCCGACATCACGCTTATCGCCAGTTTACTGGGGAAATCAGTCACCACACCGATAGCGATGGAAATTTCCAGTCAGTTGGGCGGCGAAGCGGCGGTTGCTGCCATCCTCGTGCTGCTGGTTGGCTTATTTGGCGCGATTCTCGCCTATCCTATTTACAACTTTATTGGCATAAAACACCCGATCGCACGTGGTTTAACCATGGGCACGGTATCGCATGCACTCGGCACCGCCACTTGTGCGGAGAAGCAGCCTGGCGATGCCGCATTTTCTTCACTTGCTCTGGTCCTGTGCGGCGTGATCACCTCTATTCTCGCACCCAGCTTCTTCGCTTTCGCCCTTTGGGCATATCACTAA
- a CDS encoding CidA/LrgA family protein → MKFSLKTLLGLMLSFGLIFLSLSIGMAISHWLETSIPASVIGMLVLFLAMASGLVKVEWVKPGASLLIRYMILLFVPISVGLIEHLDLLLANALPILASAIGGTLIVLVSLSWLLDRILRKES, encoded by the coding sequence ATGAAATTCTCTTTGAAAACCCTACTTGGCCTGATGTTGTCATTTGGCCTTATTTTTCTTTCGCTCAGCATCGGCATGGCGATTTCCCACTGGCTAGAAACCTCCATTCCTGCCAGCGTGATTGGCATGCTGGTGCTGTTTCTCGCCATGGCGAGTGGGCTGGTCAAAGTCGAGTGGGTCAAGCCGGGCGCAAGTCTGTTGATCCGCTACATGATTTTACTTTTCGTGCCAATCAGCGTGGGTTTAATTGAGCATTTAGATCTGTTACTCGCCAACGCGCTGCCCATTTTAGCCAGTGCGATTGGTGGCACCTTGATCGTCTTGGTCAGCCTCTCTTGGCTACTTGATCGCATTTTGCGTAAGGAGAGCTAA
- the sbcB gene encoding exodeoxyribonuclease I, whose amino-acid sequence MKNNEQPTFFFFDYETWGISPAKDRPSQFAGVRTDENFNVIGEPLVIYCRLPSDYLPAPEAALITGITPQKAMQEGLSEPEFISKIHAELSKPNTTSLGYNSIRFDDEVTRYTCYRNFIDPYAWSWQNGNSRWDLLDVMRACHALRPEGITWPENDEGFTSFKLEHLSVANGIEHSNAHDAMADVIATIEMAKKLKAAQPKLFDYFFNMRHKRKLNALIDIVNMTPLMHVSGMLGRECQYTSWVVPLAWHPTNNNAVIVIDLAKDPQPLFELSAEQLHERLYTKREDLDELLPVPVKLVHLNKCPILAPAKTLTAENAASIGIDREQCLANLAQIRQHPEVREKLVQLFSIEREFADSDDVDSKLYDGFFSPADRAAMEIIRQTEPNNLAALDITFNDKRIDPLLFRYRARNYPWTLDESEQRRWANHCREYFESRIEEYMLNLENLVHEHESDEKKIAILKSVYRYTESLIS is encoded by the coding sequence ATGAAAAACAACGAACAGCCTACATTCTTCTTTTTTGATTATGAAACTTGGGGAATAAGCCCCGCTAAAGACCGCCCTTCCCAGTTTGCGGGGGTACGCACCGACGAAAATTTCAATGTGATTGGCGAGCCGCTGGTTATCTACTGCCGATTGCCAAGCGACTATCTTCCTGCGCCAGAAGCGGCCTTGATTACCGGCATTACTCCGCAAAAAGCGATGCAAGAGGGGCTGTCTGAGCCCGAATTTATTAGCAAAATCCATGCAGAGCTGTCAAAACCCAACACCACCAGCCTTGGCTACAACAGCATTCGTTTTGACGACGAAGTCACTCGCTATACCTGTTATCGCAATTTCATCGATCCTTACGCGTGGAGCTGGCAAAACGGCAACTCGCGCTGGGATTTGCTGGATGTGATGCGCGCTTGCCACGCCCTTCGCCCAGAGGGCATTACTTGGCCGGAAAATGATGAGGGCTTTACCAGCTTCAAACTGGAGCATCTGTCCGTCGCCAATGGCATCGAACACAGCAACGCGCACGACGCGATGGCCGATGTCATTGCCACCATCGAAATGGCCAAAAAGCTCAAAGCGGCCCAGCCGAAACTGTTTGATTACTTTTTCAACATGCGCCACAAACGCAAGCTGAATGCGCTGATTGATATCGTCAATATGACCCCCTTGATGCACGTATCCGGCATGCTTGGCCGTGAATGCCAGTACACCAGTTGGGTGGTACCTTTGGCTTGGCATCCGACCAATAACAACGCAGTGATCGTGATCGATTTGGCGAAAGATCCACAGCCACTGTTTGAGCTAAGCGCCGAGCAGTTACACGAGCGGCTCTATACCAAGCGAGAAGATCTTGACGAGCTGCTGCCAGTGCCAGTGAAATTGGTACATCTCAATAAATGCCCCATTTTGGCCCCTGCAAAAACGCTGACGGCAGAAAATGCGGCGAGCATTGGCATCGACCGCGAGCAGTGTTTGGCCAACTTAGCACAGATCCGTCAACACCCAGAAGTGCGTGAAAAGTTGGTGCAACTTTTTTCCATTGAACGCGAGTTTGCCGATAGTGACGATGTCGACAGTAAATTGTACGACGGTTTCTTCTCACCAGCCGATCGCGCCGCGATGGAGATAATTCGTCAAACCGAGCCAAACAACCTCGCTGCGCTCGACATCACCTTTAACGACAAGCGTATTGATCCGCTGCTGTTTCGTTATCGTGCGCGTAACTATCCGTGGACATTGGATGAGAGCGAACAACGTCGCTGGGCCAACCATTGCCGAGAGTACTTCGAAAGTCGTATTGAAGAGTACATGCTCAATTTGGAAAACTTGGTGCATGAGCACGAAAGCGATGAAAAGAAAATAGCGATATTGAAATCGGTTTACCGCTATACTGAGAGCTTGATCTCATAA
- a CDS encoding tyrosine-type recombinase/integrase, with the protein MSITDKQLKAIEKLSTYDGPPELNDGEGLIAKISPKAKITFQYRCRYNGQNKRLRIGKYPQVSLKQARQIHKRMLELKEEGRNPEIALTGETDFVTLKQCLDYWFENKVSTLKEGTYVLYDSVAKNYFYPAFHDVDVERITAREWMLWFDEIARKNPKTANSAFSKMRACLNFCKSKFLIDSTHFEKIRQQDVGESATDGDRVLTLPELAKIWITLERSKAGTSTKNLHLMTMLWGNRISELRLARRQHFDMLNDIWTVPPELSKMGNTIRRPIPKHIKPMLERLMNIYDDYLFPGASLNKPITISAANRFIRRQRQLLTLPHWRTHDFRRSISTICSALGTAPHVTEKMLGHDLGGVLAIYNKHDWINEQKEAYEAFAEALFAQVKKELENEQASR; encoded by the coding sequence ATGAGCATCACAGACAAGCAACTCAAGGCGATTGAGAAGCTAAGTACTTACGATGGCCCGCCAGAGTTAAACGATGGTGAAGGGCTGATCGCTAAAATCTCGCCTAAAGCAAAAATTACATTTCAATATCGTTGCCGATACAACGGCCAGAACAAGCGTCTGCGTATCGGGAAATATCCTCAGGTGAGTTTAAAGCAAGCGCGGCAGATTCACAAACGCATGTTGGAGCTGAAAGAAGAGGGCAGAAACCCTGAAATCGCACTAACTGGCGAAACGGATTTTGTCACGCTTAAGCAGTGTCTCGACTATTGGTTTGAGAATAAAGTCTCAACACTTAAAGAGGGCACCTACGTTCTTTACGATTCGGTTGCCAAGAACTATTTTTACCCCGCCTTTCATGATGTCGATGTTGAGCGAATCACAGCCAGAGAATGGATGCTGTGGTTTGACGAGATCGCACGCAAAAATCCCAAAACCGCAAACTCCGCATTTTCTAAGATGCGCGCCTGTCTAAATTTCTGTAAATCAAAATTCCTTATCGACAGTACCCACTTTGAAAAAATACGTCAGCAAGACGTTGGCGAGTCAGCCACCGATGGCGACCGCGTTCTTACACTACCAGAGTTAGCGAAAATCTGGATCACGCTAGAGCGCAGCAAAGCGGGAACATCTACCAAGAACCTGCATTTGATGACAATGTTATGGGGTAACAGGATCTCAGAGCTGCGTTTAGCACGCAGACAGCACTTTGATATGCTCAATGATATTTGGACTGTCCCACCTGAGCTAAGCAAAATGGGCAATACGATCCGCAGGCCTATTCCGAAACACATTAAACCGATGCTCGAGCGTTTAATGAATATCTACGATGACTATCTATTCCCCGGAGCATCGTTGAATAAGCCGATCACCATTTCCGCGGCTAACCGATTTATCCGACGTCAGCGCCAACTGCTTACCTTGCCGCATTGGCGAACGCATGATTTTAGACGCAGTATTTCGACTATTTGTTCAGCGCTTGGCACCGCTCCGCATGTCACAGAGAAAATGCTAGGGCATGATTTGGGTGGAGTGCTTGCCATTTATAACAAGCACGATTGGATTAATGAGCAGAAAGAGGCGTATGAGGCGTTTGCAGAGGCGCTGTTCGCGCAAGTGAAGAAGGAACTGGAAAATGAGCAGGCGAGCCGTTAG
- a CDS encoding helix-turn-helix transcriptional regulator: MNLANNYTFTYQAPSFLNDFASKKEQAVYDVCKYPESSNSIMCHQEVLDFFQKGRTTIIQWRKERGFPEPISKAPLRWLRSAVMEWVEHQGGFKKAS; this comes from the coding sequence ATGAACTTAGCAAATAACTATACATTTACTTACCAAGCGCCAAGCTTCCTTAATGATTTCGCCAGCAAAAAAGAACAGGCCGTTTACGATGTGTGTAAATACCCTGAATCCTCCAATAGCATCATGTGCCATCAAGAAGTGCTCGATTTCTTTCAGAAAGGCCGTACAACCATCATCCAATGGCGAAAAGAACGTGGCTTCCCTGAGCCCATCAGCAAGGCTCCGCTCCGTTGGCTGCGTAGCGCCGTGATGGAATGGGTAGAACATCAAGGCGGATTTAAAAAGGCGAGCTAA
- a CDS encoding 3'-5' exoribonuclease domain-containing protein, translating to MTKVNTSVFDTETTGTDNKCIILTLSAVKFDRFNAFHDSAELKNYSFHRTLNIPEQILKGRIIEASCIEQFWLKQPQNVIDEAFFASATPVKQALEEFFDFIKGTQLYCRGTDFDPPKLASLCKDFGVEMPIKYNKFRDVRTYIDAFTMGDDGYIPDWETPNWITPHISVDDCWRDALQMIEAPIQYNKL from the coding sequence ATGACAAAAGTTAACACATCAGTTTTTGACACTGAGACAACAGGAACCGACAACAAGTGCATAATCCTTACACTGTCTGCTGTTAAGTTCGATCGATTCAATGCTTTCCATGATTCTGCGGAACTAAAAAATTACAGCTTTCACCGCACTCTTAATATTCCGGAGCAGATACTCAAAGGTCGGATTATTGAAGCTAGTTGCATTGAGCAATTTTGGTTAAAGCAACCTCAGAACGTGATTGATGAAGCGTTTTTTGCTAGTGCCACACCAGTAAAACAAGCCCTAGAGGAATTCTTCGATTTCATAAAAGGCACGCAACTATATTGTCGTGGTACAGATTTCGATCCTCCTAAACTTGCAAGTTTATGCAAGGATTTCGGTGTGGAAATGCCGATCAAATATAACAAGTTCCGAGATGTAAGAACTTATATAGATGCTTTTACCATGGGTGACGATGGTTATATTCCTGATTGGGAAACACCAAATTGGATCACTCCACACATAAGTGTTGATGATTGCTGGCGCGATGCTCTCCAAATGATTGAGGCTCCTATTCAATACAATAAACTTTGA
- a CDS encoding nucleoid-associated protein → MSFQVTNAYINEIIENDMGELIPMHSIDNLGPQIGFAEFERLVEQAHRAFSSKPAKGFGFFDADSNFKKMIDLMLDGADFNEFAFLENTHLISELSKYPFADTGLVVFARYWHFANDLLLVAIIPFTEGMKISFGRNLSRLTFLDISGITIAAVVNITEYQTNPDSKRYVSYIKGRAGRRVGDFFFDFLGIQNGIDIKMQNTILMQAVNDFINDQTTEQDEALLIRKQVKTHCFDVAKLGEEVDIAELSGEIPTNNGQSFENYVIENGYELAPQFPVDKKMISKLVAYKGAGGGINIQFDRALLSERVFYDVETDTLTIKGTPPNLRDQLVRGL, encoded by the coding sequence ATGAGCTTCCAAGTAACAAACGCATACATCAACGAAATCATCGAGAATGACATGGGCGAATTAATCCCTATGCACAGCATCGACAACCTTGGCCCACAAATAGGCTTTGCTGAATTCGAACGCCTAGTAGAGCAAGCACACCGCGCATTCTCAAGCAAACCCGCAAAGGGGTTTGGCTTCTTCGATGCCGATAGCAATTTCAAGAAAATGATTGATCTCATGCTTGATGGTGCTGACTTCAATGAGTTCGCCTTCCTAGAAAACACCCATTTAATCTCTGAACTGAGCAAGTACCCATTTGCTGATACAGGCCTAGTGGTGTTCGCCCGTTATTGGCACTTTGCCAATGACCTCCTGTTGGTGGCTATCATTCCATTTACTGAAGGAATGAAAATCAGCTTCGGGCGCAATTTAAGCCGTTTGACCTTCCTTGATATTTCTGGCATCACGATCGCTGCAGTGGTCAATATCACTGAGTATCAAACCAACCCAGATTCAAAGCGCTATGTCAGCTACATCAAAGGCCGCGCTGGTCGCCGCGTGGGGGACTTCTTCTTTGACTTCCTCGGCATCCAAAACGGCATCGACATCAAAATGCAAAACACCATCTTGATGCAAGCCGTCAATGATTTCATCAACGACCAAACCACCGAGCAAGATGAAGCGTTATTGATTCGCAAGCAAGTGAAAACTCACTGCTTTGATGTCGCCAAGCTCGGTGAAGAGGTAGACATTGCCGAGCTTTCCGGAGAAATACCAACCAACAACGGCCAATCATTCGAAAACTACGTGATTGAGAACGGCTACGAACTTGCACCACAGTTCCCCGTAGACAAGAAGATGATCAGCAAGCTTGTTGCCTACAAAGGCGCTGGCGGTGGCATCAATATTCAATTTGACCGCGCCCTACTCTCCGAACGCGTTTTCTATGATGTCGAAACCGACACGCTAACGATTAAAGGAACGCCACCGAATTTGCGCGATCAATTGGTAAGGGGGTTGTGA
- a CDS encoding LexA family protein — MGYKNMVDKTFADRLNDACNKAGIPVRGRAKYIQDRLSDKLSITAIRKWLVGEAMPETKRIGELAVIANTSVEALFADEVNGSLGATVQEVTTNYGTSPRRFEVPILSWVQAGAFCNSESQVLPQDCETILCPNRSASRSTFALRVVGDSMTAPYGKSYPEGTIIYVDPEKEALPRNRVVARTELGFTFKELAMNEFGERYLKALNPHHQPIFGEGIEICGVVIGSYSPEPA; from the coding sequence ATGGGTTACAAAAACATGGTTGATAAAACTTTTGCAGACAGACTCAACGATGCGTGCAACAAAGCAGGCATACCTGTTCGAGGTAGAGCGAAGTACATACAAGATCGCTTGAGTGACAAACTATCAATCACAGCTATTAGAAAATGGCTGGTTGGTGAAGCAATGCCTGAAACTAAACGCATCGGAGAACTTGCGGTTATTGCCAACACCTCGGTTGAAGCATTGTTTGCAGATGAAGTAAATGGATCTCTGGGTGCCACCGTCCAAGAAGTCACCACAAATTACGGGACATCCCCAAGGCGCTTTGAAGTCCCCATCTTGTCTTGGGTACAAGCTGGAGCATTTTGTAATTCAGAGTCGCAGGTATTACCCCAAGATTGTGAAACTATACTGTGCCCGAATAGATCGGCATCTCGAAGCACCTTCGCCCTTAGAGTTGTTGGCGACTCTATGACTGCGCCTTACGGGAAAAGCTATCCAGAAGGGACAATTATTTATGTTGATCCAGAGAAAGAAGCGCTGCCACGCAATCGCGTAGTGGCCAGAACTGAGCTTGGCTTTACGTTCAAAGAATTGGCGATGAATGAGTTTGGAGAGAGATACCTAAAAGCGCTCAATCCCCATCACCAACCGATTTTTGGTGAGGGAATTGAAATATGTGGTGTGGTTATTGGAAGCTACAGCCCTGAACCCGCTTGA
- a CDS encoding helix-turn-helix domain-containing protein codes for MSIKYMSTILDVDAFTCTQKIILLCLADYANDDGMAWPGKSAIAKKSRVSPSTVKTQIKNLVEMGVLSVRRRKAEESKIHDTNVYWINLKAIIDLGATSGSDDPRVNSDLGQMTQGGRATAGPKPSLDPSDNNRSPLNPPVEDSGNNSAPQKPKRNASVKTKFPDQFEVTSEMRDWYLQQTDFVLEVRVATDQWRDAMIARGSTYSDWVAAWRNGMRLQNQWARERAVPARGNSKISQVEPFSDQTNPADYGPPQWFIDRQTGGEQ; via the coding sequence ATGAGTATTAAATACATGTCCACCATTCTGGACGTTGATGCGTTCACCTGCACGCAAAAGATTATTTTGCTTTGTTTGGCAGACTATGCCAATGACGATGGTATGGCGTGGCCGGGTAAATCGGCCATCGCTAAGAAGAGTCGTGTTTCACCCTCTACGGTGAAAACTCAAATCAAAAATTTGGTTGAAATGGGTGTGCTTTCTGTTCGTCGTCGTAAGGCGGAAGAGAGCAAAATTCATGACACAAACGTGTACTGGATCAACCTAAAAGCCATCATTGATTTGGGTGCTACCTCGGGTAGTGATGACCCTAGGGTAAATTCTGACCTAGGGCAAATGACGCAAGGGGGTAGGGCGACAGCTGGCCCCAAACCATCATTAGATCCATCAGATAATAATAGATCCCCCCTTAATCCCCCCGTTGAGGATTCTGGGAACAATTCGGCACCTCAAAAACCCAAGCGCAATGCGAGTGTGAAAACCAAGTTTCCTGACCAGTTCGAAGTGACATCGGAAATGCGTGATTGGTATCTCCAGCAGACAGATTTTGTGTTGGAGGTTCGTGTTGCTACGGACCAGTGGCGTGATGCGATGATTGCTCGTGGTTCGACTTACAGCGATTGGGTGGCCGCTTGGCGCAATGGGATGCGTTTGCAGAACCAGTGGGCGAGAGAACGCGCAGTGCCGGCACGCGGAAATTCAAAGATTTCTCAGGTTGAGCCATTTTCAGACCAAACCAACCCAGCCGATTACGGACCACCGCAGTGGTTTATCGATCGTCAAACCGGAGGTGAGCAATGA
- a CDS encoding ATP-binding protein, which translates to MNNFYQKLRQAMPAHVVPYTQEQMTQISQLATQAKDREVYENYQQSKIQDLLGRSGVGKKHLKCRFDNYITDNQGQRQAFSVARRWVSEFLDGNQKNFIFSGSTGTGKNHLACAMANALMKRKYTVLVITVAELMMKIRDKYNKESKVTESQFLKYLASVDLLVLDEVGVQRMNDHEAIMINTIIDSRYTNEKPTGVLTNLKSDELTRVLGERVMERLLENCEWVGFTWDSYRRQKQNLKGVA; encoded by the coding sequence ATGAACAACTTCTACCAAAAACTTCGCCAAGCGATGCCTGCTCATGTGGTGCCGTACACGCAGGAGCAAATGACCCAGATCAGCCAGCTAGCCACTCAGGCTAAGGACCGAGAGGTGTACGAGAACTACCAGCAAAGCAAGATTCAAGATTTGCTTGGCCGTAGCGGTGTTGGCAAAAAACACCTTAAGTGTCGGTTTGATAATTACATCACGGACAACCAAGGGCAGCGTCAAGCGTTCAGTGTTGCGCGTCGCTGGGTGTCTGAGTTCTTAGATGGCAACCAGAAGAATTTTATTTTCTCTGGCTCGACAGGAACGGGTAAAAACCATTTGGCTTGTGCGATGGCGAATGCGTTGATGAAGCGTAAATACACGGTGTTGGTGATTACTGTCGCTGAGCTGATGATGAAAATTCGCGACAAGTACAACAAGGAATCCAAGGTTACAGAATCGCAGTTCTTGAAGTACTTGGCGAGTGTGGATCTGTTGGTGCTTGACGAGGTAGGCGTGCAGCGCATGAACGACCATGAAGCAATTATGATCAATACGATTATTGATTCACGCTACACCAACGAGAAACCAACGGGCGTTCTAACCAATCTCAAATCGGATGAGCTGACTCGAGTTCTTGGTGAACGTGTGATGGAAAGGTTGCTTGAGAACTGCGAGTGGGTGGGTTTTACATGGGATAGCTACCGTCGCCAAAAACAGAATCTTAAGGGGGTGGCGTGA